One window from the genome of Pelodictyon luteolum DSM 273 encodes:
- the groES gene encoding co-chaperone GroES, with amino-acid sequence MNLKPLADRVIVKPAPAEEKTKGGLYIPDTGKEKPMYGEVVAVGAGKMSDSGQLLAMPVKAGDKVLYGKYSGTEVSVEGEDYLIMRESDIFAILA; translated from the coding sequence ATGAACTTGAAACCGTTAGCTGATCGAGTTATTGTTAAGCCCGCACCCGCAGAAGAGAAGACCAAGGGCGGCCTGTACATTCCCGACACCGGGAAAGAAAAACCGATGTACGGCGAAGTCGTCGCCGTCGGAGCCGGCAAGATGTCCGACAGCGGACAGCTGCTCGCCATGCCGGTCAAAGCCGGCGACAAGGTGCTCTATGGCAAATATTCCGGCACCGAGGTCTCGGTCGAAGGTGAGGACTACCTGATCATGCGCGAGTCCGACATTTTCGCCATTCTCGCCTGA
- the groL gene encoding chaperonin GroEL (60 kDa chaperone family; promotes refolding of misfolded polypeptides especially under stressful conditions; forms two stacked rings of heptamers to form a barrel-shaped 14mer; ends can be capped by GroES; misfolded proteins enter the barrel where they are refolded when GroES binds): MTAKDILFDADARAKLKVGVDKLANTVKVTLGPAGRNVLIDKKFGAPTSTKDGVTVAKEIELDDAIENMGAQMVREVASKTSDVAGDGTTTATVLAQAIYREGLKNVAAGARPIDLKRGIDRAVKEVVAELRNISRSISGKKEIAQVGTISANNDPEIGELIAEAMDKVGKDGVITVEEAKGMETELKVVEGMQFDRGYLSPYFVTNSETMEAELEDALILIHDKKIGNMKELLPILEKSAQSGRPLLIIAEDIEGEALATLVVNRLRGTLKVCAVKAPGFGDRRKAMLEDIAILTGGTVISEEKGYKLENATVNYLGQAARITVDKDNTTIVEGKGTQDEIKARINEIKGQIDKSTSDYDTEKLQERLAKLSGGVAVLNIGASTEVEMKEKKARVEDALHATRAAVQEGIVVGGGVALIRAIKGLSNAIADNEDQKTGIDIIRRALEEPLRQIVANTGTTDGAVVLERVKQGEGDFGFNARTEQYEDLVAAGVVDPTKVTRSALENAASVASILLTTEACITDIKEDKSDMPAMPPGGMGGMGGMY; this comes from the coding sequence ATGACTGCTAAAGATATTCTCTTTGATGCCGACGCACGTGCCAAACTGAAAGTGGGCGTCGACAAGCTGGCCAACACCGTGAAAGTCACGCTCGGACCTGCCGGCCGCAATGTTCTTATCGACAAAAAATTCGGTGCACCGACCTCCACCAAGGACGGCGTTACCGTTGCCAAGGAAATTGAACTCGATGATGCCATCGAGAACATGGGTGCTCAGATGGTTCGCGAAGTGGCTTCCAAGACCAGCGATGTTGCCGGTGACGGTACCACCACCGCAACTGTCCTTGCACAGGCCATCTACCGTGAAGGCCTGAAGAACGTCGCCGCAGGCGCACGTCCGATCGACCTCAAGAGAGGCATCGACCGCGCTGTGAAAGAGGTTGTCGCCGAGCTCCGCAACATCAGCCGCAGCATCTCCGGTAAGAAAGAGATCGCACAGGTCGGCACCATTTCGGCCAACAACGATCCTGAAATCGGCGAGCTGATTGCAGAAGCCATGGACAAGGTCGGAAAAGACGGCGTCATCACCGTTGAAGAAGCAAAGGGCATGGAGACAGAGCTGAAGGTTGTCGAGGGCATGCAGTTCGACCGCGGCTACCTCTCTCCCTATTTCGTGACCAATTCCGAGACCATGGAGGCTGAGCTCGAAGACGCGCTGATCCTGATCCATGACAAGAAGATCGGCAACATGAAAGAGCTGCTTCCGATCCTCGAGAAGTCCGCTCAGTCCGGCAGGCCGCTGCTCATCATTGCTGAGGACATCGAAGGCGAAGCACTCGCGACACTCGTCGTCAACCGCCTCCGCGGCACCCTGAAAGTCTGCGCCGTGAAGGCTCCGGGCTTCGGCGACCGCCGCAAGGCAATGCTTGAGGACATCGCCATCCTCACCGGCGGTACCGTCATCTCCGAAGAGAAGGGCTACAAGCTCGAGAACGCCACCGTCAACTATCTCGGCCAGGCTGCCCGCATTACCGTCGACAAGGACAATACCACCATTGTCGAAGGCAAAGGCACTCAGGACGAGATCAAGGCACGCATCAACGAGATCAAGGGCCAGATCGACAAGTCGACTTCCGACTACGACACCGAGAAGCTGCAGGAGCGCCTTGCAAAACTCTCCGGCGGCGTTGCCGTCCTCAACATCGGTGCTTCCACCGAGGTCGAGATGAAGGAGAAGAAGGCCCGTGTTGAAGATGCGCTGCACGCAACCCGTGCCGCAGTGCAGGAAGGTATTGTCGTCGGCGGCGGTGTGGCTCTGATCCGTGCGATCAAGGGCCTTTCCAACGCAATCGCAGACAACGAGGACCAGAAGACCGGTATCGATATCATCCGCCGCGCACTTGAAGAACCCCTCCGCCAGATTGTTGCCAACACCGGCACCACCGATGGCGCGGTTGTCCTTGAGCGTGTGAAGCAGGGTGAAGGCGATTTCGGCTTCAACGCCCGCACTGAGCAGTACGAGGATCTTGTGGCGGCCGGCGTGGTCGATCCGACCAAGGTTACCCGCAGCGCGCTCGAGAATGCGGCATCTGTTGCCAGCATCCTTCTGACCACCGAAGCCTGCATCACCGACATCAAGGAAGACAAGTCCGACATGCCTGCAATGCCTCCGGGCGGCATGGGTGGAATGGGTGGCATGTACTGA
- the queC gene encoding 7-cyano-7-deazaguanine synthase QueC, with translation MKAVLLLSGGMDSLVTTAIAHREGYELAAMHVNYGQRTWQKELQSFRSIADHYSITERLEVNADFLGRIGGSSLTDHSMPVAGADLRGSGIPTSYVPFRNACFLSMAVSWSEVIGAERLFIGAVEEDSSGYPDCRRVFYDAFNRVIELGTRPETGITILTPLIAMQKAQIVRNGMELGAPFEHSWSCYRSEGRACGVCDSCARRLRAFELQGIRDPIDYEVRPQYID, from the coding sequence ATGAAAGCCGTTCTCCTTCTCAGCGGCGGGATGGACAGTCTCGTCACCACGGCAATTGCGCACCGCGAGGGGTACGAACTTGCCGCCATGCATGTCAACTACGGCCAGCGTACCTGGCAGAAGGAGCTGCAGTCGTTCCGCAGCATCGCAGATCATTATTCCATTACGGAGCGTCTGGAAGTCAATGCAGATTTCCTCGGCCGTATCGGTGGCTCTTCGCTGACCGATCACTCCATGCCGGTTGCCGGCGCCGATCTCCGGGGGTCGGGCATTCCTACCAGCTACGTTCCGTTCCGCAATGCCTGTTTCCTCTCCATGGCCGTCAGCTGGTCGGAGGTGATAGGGGCGGAGCGGCTCTTTATCGGGGCGGTGGAGGAGGACTCGTCGGGATACCCCGACTGCCGCCGTGTTTTCTACGATGCCTTCAACCGGGTGATCGAGCTCGGCACCAGGCCCGAAACCGGCATCACCATCCTTACCCCGCTCATCGCCATGCAGAAGGCGCAGATCGTCCGGAACGGCATGGAGCTCGGTGCGCCTTTCGAGCACAGCTGGTCATGCTACAGGAGTGAAGGCAGGGCATGCGGGGTCTGCGACAGCTGCGCCCGCAGGCTCAGGGCGTTCGAGCTTCAGGGGATCCGCGACCCGATTGATTATGAGGTCCGACCGCAGTATATTGACTGA
- a CDS encoding CPBP family intramembrane glutamic endopeptidase — MSSLPLALGLVVLIWLSGLAGHFTPLQEWPALALYVIGSIGLAIFLGRNGGWESIWLSGGQLRRSLFWGGLAGLVLFVMDITNTVLYYKNGGAPMVEMQVLLVHRSLLYLFPVLILAEEFLWRGVLFSAMIGRGMNPHLTVALTTLLYALNHFAVAPVGMLERAMMAMMAFPIGILGGYLVLKTRNVWGSVLVHMITMISMVLDIFVIPQMLF; from the coding sequence ATGTCCAGCTTACCCCTGGCGCTCGGCCTTGTCGTTTTGATCTGGCTGTCCGGCCTTGCCGGGCACTTCACACCGCTCCAGGAGTGGCCGGCGCTGGCACTGTATGTCATCGGCTCGATCGGCCTTGCCATTTTCCTCGGGCGGAATGGTGGCTGGGAGTCGATCTGGCTTTCAGGCGGCCAGCTCCGCCGTTCGCTTTTCTGGGGAGGGCTTGCCGGACTTGTCCTTTTCGTGATGGACATCACCAACACCGTTCTCTACTACAAAAACGGCGGAGCTCCGATGGTGGAGATGCAGGTGCTGCTCGTGCACCGCTCACTGCTGTATCTGTTTCCGGTACTGATCCTCGCCGAGGAGTTCCTCTGGCGCGGCGTGCTCTTTTCCGCCATGATCGGCCGGGGGATGAACCCCCATCTCACCGTTGCCCTCACCACCCTCCTTTACGCCCTGAACCATTTCGCGGTGGCCCCTGTCGGGATGCTTGAACGTGCCATGATGGCCATGATGGCATTTCCTATCGGCATTCTTGGAGGATACCTGGTGCTGAAGACCCGGAACGTATGGGGGAGCGTGCTTGTACACATGATCACCATGATTTCGATGGTGCTCGACATCTTCGTGATACCGCAAATGCTATTCTGA
- the trpA gene encoding tryptophan synthase subunit alpha, whose protein sequence is MTQKKENRITARLREDRKLLLAYYMPEFPVAGSTLPVLEALQDGGADIIELGIPFSDPVGDGPVIQNAAHIAIRNGVSVRSLLELVRKARAGEGCRKITVPILLMGYSNPLIAYGGDCFLHDAVKAGVDGLLIPDLPPEESADFLQRAKSLGLTVVYLISPVTPPERIEWIDSLSTDFSYCLAVNATTGTAKLADASTEASVDRYLERVRLHARKKFVVGFGIRDRARVEHMWRLADGAVVGTALLEHIAGAPNPGEAARRAGEFWRGLR, encoded by the coding sequence TTGACACAGAAGAAAGAGAACAGGATAACGGCACGGCTCCGTGAGGACCGCAAGCTCCTGCTTGCCTACTACATGCCCGAGTTTCCCGTAGCGGGCTCCACGCTGCCGGTGCTTGAGGCACTCCAGGATGGTGGCGCCGACATCATCGAGCTCGGCATACCCTTTTCCGATCCGGTCGGCGATGGTCCGGTGATCCAGAATGCGGCGCACATCGCAATCCGGAACGGCGTGAGTGTCCGCAGCCTGCTTGAGCTGGTCCGCAAAGCCAGGGCGGGGGAAGGATGCAGGAAAATCACAGTTCCGATTCTCCTCATGGGCTACAGCAATCCGCTTATCGCATACGGAGGAGACTGTTTCCTCCACGATGCTGTCAAAGCAGGGGTGGACGGGCTGCTCATTCCGGACCTTCCTCCCGAGGAGTCGGCTGACTTCCTTCAGAGGGCCAAATCTCTCGGCCTTACGGTGGTTTACCTGATCTCCCCTGTGACTCCTCCGGAACGGATCGAATGGATCGACAGCCTCTCGACAGACTTTTCCTACTGCCTGGCCGTCAACGCCACGACCGGGACCGCAAAGCTTGCCGACGCATCAACCGAAGCTTCGGTTGACCGGTACCTTGAGCGGGTCCGCCTGCATGCCCGGAAGAAGTTCGTGGTCGGGTTCGGCATCAGGGACCGGGCGAGGGTTGAGCATATGTGGCGCCTGGCCGACGGGGCGGTGGTCGGCACCGCCCTCCTCGAGCATATCGCCGGAGCCCCGAACCCCGGGGAGGCGGCCCGTAGGGCTGGAGAATTCTGGCGGGGGCTGCGGTGA
- a CDS encoding glycosyltransferase family 2 protein — translation MTGPEERPPVIAGRPSVDIIIPHYLQRDMLERCLGSLALTDYPGMGIIVIDNGGFLAGLDALVAAYPAARLYRLGENRGYAGGCNEGLKHSRAEFVVFMNDDTVVRDPLWLNHLVDEALCHPGAAAFQPKLLSMKRVVGPRRMFDYAGAAGGMIDRLGYPYCLGRTITGSETDRGQYDAPRSIFWASGAAMFARREAIEGVGGFDEDFFMHMEEIDLAWRLLLAGWSVRSAPAAEVFHEGGASLGEGSPEKIYFNHRNNMLMLLKNRSTGGLFRILPLRYLLEFAAVLYYLPHAPEGRRKAAAVFRAMRDAFLQLPLTLRKRRHVQSSRKVGERVVFSGMPFFQLLRR, via the coding sequence GTGACTGGTCCTGAAGAGAGACCTCCGGTCATTGCCGGCCGGCCATCGGTCGACATCATCATCCCCCATTACCTCCAGCGCGACATGCTGGAGCGATGCCTCGGCTCGCTTGCCCTTACCGACTATCCGGGGATGGGCATCATCGTCATTGACAACGGCGGTTTTCTGGCAGGCCTTGACGCTCTCGTTGCTGCCTATCCTGCAGCCCGCCTTTACCGTCTGGGGGAGAACAGAGGGTATGCGGGCGGATGCAATGAAGGTCTGAAGCACTCCAGGGCAGAGTTCGTGGTGTTCATGAATGACGACACCGTCGTCAGGGATCCGCTCTGGCTGAACCATCTGGTAGACGAGGCGCTCTGCCACCCCGGGGCAGCGGCTTTCCAGCCGAAACTGCTTTCCATGAAACGCGTTGTCGGACCCCGGCGCATGTTCGACTACGCCGGTGCGGCCGGCGGCATGATCGACCGGCTCGGATATCCTTACTGCCTCGGCCGGACCATCACCGGTTCCGAGACCGACCGGGGGCAGTATGACGCACCCCGCTCCATTTTCTGGGCATCCGGCGCGGCGATGTTCGCCCGTCGGGAGGCAATAGAGGGTGTTGGCGGCTTCGACGAAGATTTTTTCATGCACATGGAAGAGATCGATCTGGCCTGGCGTCTTCTGCTTGCCGGCTGGTCGGTCCGCTCCGCTCCCGCAGCAGAGGTTTTTCATGAAGGGGGCGCTTCACTGGGGGAGGGATCACCGGAAAAAATCTATTTCAACCATCGCAACAACATGCTGATGCTCCTGAAGAACCGGAGTACGGGGGGGCTGTTCAGGATCCTTCCTCTCCGTTATCTCCTTGAGTTCGCTGCTGTCCTCTACTACCTCCCTCATGCTCCCGAAGGCCGTCGCAAGGCCGCTGCGGTTTTCCGTGCGATGCGGGATGCTTTCCTCCAGCTTCCCCTCACCCTCCGGAAGCGTCGTCATGTGCAGTCTTCGAGGAAAGTCGGTGAGCGGGTGGTGTTCAGCGGGATGCCCTTTTTCCAGCTGCTGAGACGATAG
- a CDS encoding SDR family oxidoreductase, which produces MTTPRTISVTGASGYIASHIIEQLLKEGYGVRGTVRRTASAYPWLTALKGAAERLELFSADLLEAGSFERALSGCDTLLHTASPYVINVNDPEHDLLAPALEGTRNVLSACQRAGTIRRVVLTSSIAAVTDEPDSRHTFTEADWNSRSSLGRNPYHYAKTMAERAAWEFMEREKPGFSLVVLNPTLVTGPSLGPGVNTTNGILRDILTGVYPGIMDMNWGFVDVRDTAAAHILAMNTPEARGRYLCSSGELTMHEVVDLLRQNGYSGYRLPKIDLSSKAGTALMKMLSYTQPKDTGTFIRTHIGRAIHISNEKIRRDLKMTFMPPEKSILDAVGDMISQGHLADKKS; this is translated from the coding sequence ATGACTACGCCCCGCACCATCTCTGTTACCGGAGCCTCCGGCTATATCGCATCCCACATCATCGAGCAGCTCCTCAAAGAGGGGTACGGGGTACGGGGGACCGTGCGCCGCACTGCTTCAGCATACCCCTGGCTCACGGCACTCAAGGGAGCAGCGGAGCGCCTGGAACTCTTCAGCGCCGATCTTCTGGAAGCAGGCTCGTTCGAACGGGCCCTCAGCGGCTGCGATACACTTCTTCATACGGCAAGTCCCTACGTCATCAATGTCAACGACCCGGAGCACGACCTTCTGGCACCAGCACTCGAGGGCACCCGCAATGTGCTCTCAGCCTGCCAGCGGGCAGGAACCATTCGGCGGGTGGTGCTCACCTCTTCAATCGCCGCCGTGACCGATGAGCCCGACAGCAGGCACACCTTCACCGAAGCGGACTGGAACAGTCGTTCCTCACTCGGGCGCAACCCATACCACTATGCCAAAACGATGGCCGAACGGGCCGCCTGGGAGTTCATGGAGCGTGAAAAGCCCGGGTTCAGCCTCGTCGTTTTGAACCCGACGCTCGTCACCGGTCCATCGCTGGGTCCCGGCGTCAACACGACGAACGGCATTCTCCGCGACATCCTCACGGGCGTTTATCCCGGAATCATGGACATGAACTGGGGGTTCGTCGACGTGCGAGATACGGCAGCGGCCCACATCCTGGCAATGAACACCCCGGAGGCCCGGGGCCGTTACCTCTGTTCGTCCGGAGAGCTGACGATGCACGAAGTGGTGGATCTCCTCCGCCAGAACGGATACAGCGGCTACCGCCTGCCGAAGATCGATCTATCTTCGAAAGCCGGCACCGCCCTCATGAAGATGCTTTCCTATACCCAGCCGAAAGATACCGGCACCTTCATCCGCACCCACATCGGAAGGGCGATACATATCAGCAATGAAAAAATCAGACGGGATCTGAAGATGACCTTCATGCCTCCCGAGAAAAGCATTCTCGATGCAGTCGGGGACATGATAAGCCAGGGGCACCTGGCGGACAAAAAAAGCTGA
- a CDS encoding SRPBCC family protein encodes MQNKPQSIDSFVPTHPLPGILRAGEATVQLRFLENDILGVSGAILVNAPPALLWHALTEYDNLHNTLPKVVQSRLVSRQQGSVVLEQTGKTGIFFFEITVRFRLKVREDPFNAIAFEQVDGDFSIYRGSWKLEPVEDGIRTLLSYSAEIRPDFFAPSFLVGFVQRQDLPEILKAHKKRAESLWKEQQ; translated from the coding sequence ATGCAGAATAAGCCACAGTCGATTGACTCCTTCGTACCGACACACCCTCTCCCGGGTATACTTCGCGCAGGCGAGGCCACCGTGCAACTCAGGTTCCTTGAGAACGACATTCTGGGCGTCAGCGGAGCCATCCTCGTCAACGCTCCGCCCGCTTTGCTCTGGCATGCTTTGACGGAATACGACAACCTCCATAATACCCTGCCGAAAGTTGTCCAAAGCAGACTGGTATCAAGGCAACAAGGATCAGTGGTCCTTGAGCAGACAGGGAAAACCGGTATATTCTTTTTTGAAATCACCGTCCGCTTCCGGCTCAAGGTGAGGGAGGATCCCTTCAATGCCATAGCCTTTGAGCAGGTCGACGGGGATTTCAGCATATACAGGGGAAGCTGGAAGCTGGAGCCGGTGGAGGATGGCATCCGCACCCTCCTATCCTACAGCGCTGAAATCCGCCCGGACTTTTTCGCACCCTCTTTCCTTGTGGGATTCGTCCAGCGTCAAGACCTGCCAGAGATACTCAAGGCACATAAAAAAAGAGCGGAATCCCTCTGGAAAGAACAACAATAG
- a CDS encoding calcium/sodium antiporter encodes MLLFLFAVVLGLAILVWSAERFVEGSAALADHFGLPPLLIGMVVVGFGTSAPEMAVSALASIEGNPDLAIGNAYGSNITNIALILGLTALISPINVESKILRKELPVLGAITALAAFQLRDGYLSGVDALVLLGVFALMLTFTVVAGLYKKSDALADEIDLELDIHAMPLSRSLFFLGIGLVLLVLSSRMLVWGAVGIAAELGVSNLIIGLTVVAVGTSLPELATSVVATRKGAHDIALGNVLGSNIFNTLMVVGLAGVIHPFAIQPEVFLRDIPVMAILTVSLFIFGFGFSRQGRINRVEGAVLLGCYIAYTVYLVVSSFQHG; translated from the coding sequence ATGCTGCTTTTCCTTTTTGCAGTCGTCCTTGGTCTTGCCATTCTGGTATGGAGCGCCGAGCGTTTTGTCGAAGGCTCCGCAGCCCTTGCCGACCATTTCGGGCTGCCGCCGCTGCTCATCGGCATGGTCGTCGTCGGGTTCGGGACCTCTGCACCTGAAATGGCCGTGTCGGCTCTGGCCTCCATCGAGGGCAACCCGGACCTGGCCATCGGCAACGCATACGGATCGAATATCACCAATATCGCGCTCATCCTCGGTCTTACGGCCCTCATCAGCCCGATCAATGTGGAATCGAAGATTCTTCGGAAGGAACTCCCCGTCCTCGGAGCCATTACCGCACTTGCGGCATTCCAGCTTCGTGACGGGTATCTCTCCGGGGTGGATGCGCTGGTGCTGCTCGGCGTGTTTGCCCTCATGCTGACCTTTACGGTGGTTGCAGGGCTCTATAAAAAAAGCGATGCTCTTGCCGACGAGATTGATCTTGAGCTGGATATCCATGCCATGCCGCTTTCCCGGTCGCTGTTTTTTCTCGGCATCGGTCTGGTGCTGCTGGTGCTCAGTTCCCGGATGCTGGTGTGGGGAGCTGTCGGGATTGCCGCCGAGCTTGGTGTGAGCAATCTCATCATCGGTCTCACGGTCGTTGCCGTCGGCACATCCCTGCCTGAACTGGCAACCTCGGTTGTTGCAACCCGGAAAGGGGCGCACGACATTGCTCTCGGCAATGTGCTCGGCTCCAACATCTTCAACACCCTCATGGTCGTCGGCCTGGCCGGAGTCATCCATCCCTTTGCCATTCAGCCGGAGGTCTTCCTGCGTGACATCCCCGTCATGGCCATCCTCACGGTTTCACTGTTCATTTTCGGGTTCGGCTTCAGCCGGCAGGGCCGTATCAACAGGGTTGAGGGTGCGGTTCTTCTGGGATGCTACATCGCCTATACGGTCTATCTCGTCGTGAGCTCCTTCCAGCACGGTTGA
- a CDS encoding cation diffusion facilitator family transporter, protein MDTTGKKQRVALSSVAASALLTLMKAVVGIMTGSIGIISEAAHSMLDFGAAALTWYAVRMSGKPADRKHHYGHAKVESVTALIEAGLLFVTSLWIIYAATERLISGTTEIDVTWYAIAVIVLSIVVDISRAGALNKVAKETGSQALEADALHFTSDILSSAVVLAGLGFVRLGIGWADAAAGIAVALLVAKAAFTLGKKTIDVLTDAAPEGIADRVEEITRKIEGVIDIDKIRVKPTGPQVFIEMSVTLSRTLSAENARRICTDIEERIHREFPVADMTINTRPVALTGESIAERVHVTGLNHGLHAHNIATGFNDGVSHVTFDVEIEQTLTIREAHDAVSALEHDLHRELDGNLEICIHIDPLRSTERPTAPVPETEAASLRTLISAAADHIEAIEDVHDITLLKTEAGKLFITLHCSFPGDKPLEAVHTATSRLEGAIYHAIPEAGKVVIHAEPLAG, encoded by the coding sequence ATGGACACCACCGGAAAAAAACAGCGGGTCGCACTCTCCTCCGTTGCGGCCAGCGCCCTCCTCACCCTCATGAAGGCTGTGGTCGGCATCATGACCGGCAGCATCGGCATCATCTCCGAAGCGGCACACTCGATGCTCGACTTCGGCGCAGCGGCCCTCACCTGGTATGCAGTCAGGATGAGCGGCAAACCGGCAGACAGAAAACACCATTACGGCCACGCAAAGGTTGAAAGCGTCACCGCACTCATCGAAGCCGGCCTCCTCTTCGTCACCTCCCTCTGGATCATCTATGCGGCAACGGAACGGTTGATTTCAGGAACAACGGAGATCGATGTCACATGGTACGCCATCGCCGTCATCGTCCTCTCCATTGTGGTCGACATCTCACGGGCAGGGGCCCTGAACAAGGTTGCCAAAGAGACGGGTAGCCAGGCGCTCGAAGCCGATGCCCTCCACTTCACCTCCGACATCCTCAGCTCCGCCGTGGTGCTGGCCGGCCTGGGCTTTGTCCGGCTCGGCATCGGGTGGGCTGACGCTGCGGCCGGCATTGCCGTAGCGCTGCTTGTCGCAAAGGCGGCATTCACGCTCGGCAAAAAAACCATCGACGTACTCACTGATGCCGCCCCCGAAGGGATTGCCGACAGGGTGGAGGAAATCACCCGGAAAATCGAGGGAGTCATCGATATCGACAAAATCAGGGTAAAGCCCACCGGACCTCAGGTCTTCATCGAAATGTCCGTCACCCTCAGCCGGACTCTTTCGGCTGAAAATGCACGAAGGATCTGCACGGACATAGAGGAGCGGATTCACCGGGAGTTCCCGGTTGCCGACATGACCATCAATACCCGGCCGGTTGCCCTGACCGGAGAATCGATTGCCGAACGGGTACACGTGACCGGCCTGAACCACGGACTCCACGCCCATAACATCGCCACAGGATTCAACGACGGGGTGAGTCATGTGACCTTCGATGTGGAAATCGAGCAGACGCTCACCATCCGCGAAGCGCATGATGCCGTCAGCGCACTTGAGCATGACCTGCACCGGGAACTTGACGGGAACCTTGAGATCTGCATCCACATCGATCCGCTCCGGAGCACAGAACGGCCCACAGCTCCGGTTCCCGAAACAGAGGCCGCCTCGCTCCGTACCCTCATCAGTGCAGCCGCGGACCACATCGAGGCCATCGAGGACGTGCACGACATCACGCTTCTGAAAACGGAGGCAGGCAAGCTCTTCATCACCCTGCACTGCTCATTCCCGGGTGACAAACCGCTTGAAGCAGTCCACACTGCCACGAGCCGCCTTGAAGGAGCCATCTACCATGCAATCCCGGAGGCGGGAAAGGTGGTGATACACGCCGAACCGCTTGCCGGATGA
- a CDS encoding methionine adenosyltransferase, whose product MEKGAGIIVEQDRSTTAEGRMVELVERKGIGHPDTICDSVMEAASLALSKAYREQFGRILHHNLDKGLLIAGRTAVKPGGGRVLEPMKMIFGDRATSLHRGVKIPVGEIVEAAAQSWLQHNLRFVDPLRHITFQNEIKPGSDELTDLFSRQLRGANDTSAGAGYAPLSATELMVLQMERFINSSGFKKRFPESGEDVKVMGFRNAGQLTLTVAMAFVDRHISGVEDYFMRKSAILEVLRQFAIEQDHPFEGIQVDFNTLDDPSRGTGGMYLTVLGTSAEGADGGEVGRGNRVNGLIAFGRPLSLEAAAGKNPVNHTGKIYNILAFEIARRIHRETEAVLEVSVFLCSQIGRPLSSPLAASARVVLQGKTSIEEVRGAITGIMEDELARVEDFTRKIAEGAFPVC is encoded by the coding sequence ATGGAAAAGGGAGCGGGGATCATTGTCGAACAGGACCGCAGCACCACGGCGGAAGGACGTATGGTCGAGCTGGTTGAACGAAAAGGCATTGGACACCCCGACACCATCTGCGACTCGGTGATGGAAGCGGCATCGCTGGCTCTGTCGAAAGCATACCGCGAACAGTTCGGAAGGATCCTCCACCACAACCTTGACAAGGGGCTGCTCATCGCGGGGCGCACAGCGGTGAAACCGGGGGGCGGCCGGGTGCTTGAGCCGATGAAGATGATATTCGGGGACAGGGCCACGTCCCTCCACCGGGGGGTCAAGATTCCCGTCGGGGAGATTGTTGAAGCCGCAGCGCAAAGCTGGCTGCAGCACAACCTCCGTTTCGTCGATCCGCTTCGCCACATTACCTTCCAGAACGAAATCAAGCCCGGCTCGGATGAGCTCACCGACCTTTTCTCACGGCAGCTCCGTGGAGCGAACGACACCTCTGCAGGTGCAGGGTATGCCCCGCTCAGCGCCACCGAACTGATGGTCCTCCAGATGGAGCGCTTCATCAACTCCTCCGGTTTCAAGAAGCGCTTCCCGGAATCGGGTGAGGATGTGAAAGTGATGGGGTTCCGGAACGCAGGGCAGCTCACCCTGACGGTGGCGATGGCGTTCGTCGACCGGCATATATCCGGCGTCGAAGACTATTTCATGAGGAAATCGGCCATACTGGAGGTACTCAGGCAGTTCGCCATAGAGCAGGACCATCCGTTCGAGGGGATACAGGTGGATTTCAATACGCTCGACGACCCCTCGCGCGGGACCGGCGGCATGTACCTGACGGTACTCGGCACCTCCGCCGAGGGAGCTGACGGAGGAGAGGTCGGGCGGGGCAACCGGGTCAACGGCCTTATAGCCTTCGGCCGGCCTCTGAGCCTCGAAGCTGCAGCGGGCAAGAACCCGGTGAACCATACCGGGAAGATCTACAACATCCTTGCCTTTGAAATCGCCCGGCGCATCCACCGCGAGACAGAAGCCGTTCTGGAGGTCTCGGTGTTCCTCTGCAGCCAGATCGGCAGGCCGCTCTCCTCTCCCCTTGCGGCATCGGCACGGGTGGTTCTCCAGGGGAAAACCAGCATTGAAGAGGTCAGGGGCGCCATCACCGGCATCATGGAGGACGAACTGGCACGGGTCGAGGATTTTACCCGCAAAATCGCCGAAGGAGCATTCCCGGTCTGCTGA